The window TGGTGTTTCCGAAGGTGCTGGAAGATATATGGGCGGCTTTAAAACAGTTGTAAAAATGGTTGAAGGCTTGATGGAGGATTATAACGTTACAGTCCCAGTCGCAATTCACCTTGACCATGGTTCAAGCTTTGATAAGTGTAAAGCTGCAATAGATGCAGGTTTTACTTCAGTTATGATTGATGCATCACATCATTCTTTTGAAGAAAATATTGAGATAACCTCTAAAGTTGTTGATTATGCACACTCTAAGGGAGTATCTGTTGAGGCCGAGCTTGGAACAGTCGGCGGACAGGAAGATGATGTCATTGCTGACGGTGTTATCTATGCTGATGTCGAAGAGTGTAAGGAGCTTGTGACACGTACTGGCATTGACTTCCTTGCACCAGCTCTTGGTTCTGTACATGGACCTTATAAAGGTGAACCAAACCTTGGCTTCAAGGAAATGGAAGAAATCGGTCAGGCGACAGGCGTGCCGCTTGTCCTTCATGGCGGAACAGGAATCCCGACAAAGGATATCCAAAAATCCATTTCACTTGGAACTGCAAAAATCAATGTAAACACTGAAAACCAGATTGCGTCTGCAAAGGCTGTCCGTGAGGTATTGGCAGCGAAGCCAAACGAATACGATCCACGTAAATACCTAGGGCCAGCTCGTGATGCAATCAAGGAAACCGTTCAAGGAAAAATGCGTGAATTCGGTTCTTCTGGCAAGGCGTAAAAAAACATTCATTGATTTTACGGAAGACCAGGGCTGACTCTGTAGAGCCTGCGAGGTTCGTCAAGCGTAGCCATTGTATCTGGAACTAAAATCAGGAAAAAATTTCAAATTCAATATATAACCTAAATAGGTATACATTATAAAGATAGTCGGAACCGCCCCTGAAATAGAGGCGGTTTCAATGTATTTTTTGACAGCAGGTACTAATTAACAATGGAGGGTTAAAAATGAAATTTTTTATTGATACAGCCAATATGGATGAAATCCGTGAAGCATATTCTCTTGGTCTTCTATCCGGTGTAACAACAAATCCTTCGCTTGTTGCTAAGGAAAAAGGCGTTTCTTTCGAAGACCGCCTAAAGGAAATTACTGAGCTTGTTCCTGGATCGGTCAGTGCGGAAGTAATTGCTCTCGATGCTGAAGGCATGGTTAAAGAGGGCAGGGAGCTTGCAAAAATTGCTCCAAACATCACAATCAAAGTGCCAATGACTCCAGAAGGACTCAAGGCGGTCCATACTTTCTCGCAAGAAGGCATTAAAACAAACGTAACCCTCATTTTCAATGCAAATCAGGCACTTCTTGCTGCCCGTGCAGGTGCGTCTTATGTTTCACCATTCCTTGGAAGGCTTGATGATATTGGGCAAAATGGGCTTGATCTAATCTCGACAATAGCTGAAATTTTTGCTGTCCATGGCCTTGAAACTGAAATCATCGCTGCGTCTATAAGACACCCAATGCATGTAACTGAAGCTGCATTAAGAGGTGCACATATAGCCACAATTCCTTACAAAGTATTGATGCAGATTTTCCACCATCCACTTACAGATAAAGGAATCGAGGCATTCCTTAAGGACTGGAACTCCCGCTAATTAGGACTTAAAAGGAAAGCTTTATCCGAATAATATAATTGGTGATTGGTCTATCTCTTCGAATGATTTTTTGCAGCTTCTTTTTTCCATAAAGTGAAACTTCCATCAGTGGCGACTTTTCCACTGATGGTTAGTTGAACCAATCGGACCTTTAGGGACAGTTGCCCTAGGGCTTACTGTCCCTTAAGAGTGGGATAAAGTGAAACTTCCATCAGTGGCGACTTTTCCACTGATGGATAGTCCCGTAAAGCCCGATTAATTTTTCTAAGAACTGAGCCCAAATTTTTAAGGAATTGGACTTTTGTGGAAGCTTAATTCCCTCTGCTGGTTTGTTTGTTGCCTTTCGATCGGGCGGGGGATTATACCGCCCGTTAAATGATGGAAAACTTTTTTGGTTATCGGTACATGAAAAGGTGTTTTTCGTGTAAACTAATGGATAGACAAACTGTCGGATTATGCCTATTGCTTATGGAAAATAATACCTTTAGCCGCGGTCGGTACTAAAATTGGCCGTAAAGCTTATGTACGGTGGCTGGAAAGGGAGTTTCTAAAATGGAAAAGCTTAAAATTGCCGGAGGATACCCGCTTAAGGGTACTGTCCGGGTAAGCGGCGCCAAAAACAGCGCGGTTGCACTTATCCCTGCTACAATTCTTGCAGATTCCCCCGTAGTAATTGAGGGACTTCCCGATATTTCAGATGTTGAAATATTAAAAGGGCTGCTTGAAGAAATCGGTGGAAAGGTACAGCTTTCCGATAATGAAATGACTGTCGATCC is drawn from Bacillus sp. FJAT-18017 and contains these coding sequences:
- a CDS encoding class II fructose-bisphosphate aldolase; this translates as MPLVSMTEMLNKAKAEGYAVGQFNLNNLEFTQAILLAAQEENSPVILGVSEGAGRYMGGFKTVVKMVEGLMEDYNVTVPVAIHLDHGSSFDKCKAAIDAGFTSVMIDASHHSFEENIEITSKVVDYAHSKGVSVEAELGTVGGQEDDVIADGVIYADVEECKELVTRTGIDFLAPALGSVHGPYKGEPNLGFKEMEEIGQATGVPLVLHGGTGIPTKDIQKSISLGTAKINVNTENQIASAKAVREVLAAKPNEYDPRKYLGPARDAIKETVQGKMREFGSSGKA
- the fsa gene encoding fructose-6-phosphate aldolase, which codes for MKFFIDTANMDEIREAYSLGLLSGVTTNPSLVAKEKGVSFEDRLKEITELVPGSVSAEVIALDAEGMVKEGRELAKIAPNITIKVPMTPEGLKAVHTFSQEGIKTNVTLIFNANQALLAARAGASYVSPFLGRLDDIGQNGLDLISTIAEIFAVHGLETEIIAASIRHPMHVTEAALRGAHIATIPYKVLMQIFHHPLTDKGIEAFLKDWNSR